In Sutterella faecalis, a genomic segment contains:
- a CDS encoding amino acid ABC transporter ATP-binding protein, translated as MAEIFYRIENLRKTFGEAEVLKSVSFQLSERDVFALIGPSGAGKTTLLRAIDFLDRPDGGVMTFKGQRIELAHAKPHEIREYRKRTSFVFQNFNLFLNKTALENVTEGLIMAHGVPKREAEARGMALLEKVGMKDHAGKYPSELSGGQQQRVAIARALAPDPDLILLDEPTSALDPERIKEIEGLLKLLAGEGRTMIIVTHDLAFARKVSTRTALLEGGVIVEEAPTEIFFTAPKEPRTEAFLRGFGRDHL; from the coding sequence ATGGCTGAAATCTTCTATCGGATCGAAAATCTCAGGAAAACGTTCGGCGAAGCGGAAGTGCTGAAGAGCGTCAGCTTTCAATTGAGCGAACGCGATGTCTTTGCGCTCATCGGCCCGAGCGGGGCAGGGAAGACGACGCTTTTGCGGGCGATCGACTTTCTCGACCGCCCCGACGGCGGCGTCATGACCTTCAAGGGGCAGCGGATCGAGCTTGCTCACGCAAAGCCTCACGAGATCCGGGAATACCGGAAGCGCACGTCCTTCGTCTTTCAGAACTTCAATCTGTTTCTCAATAAAACGGCGCTCGAAAACGTCACCGAAGGCCTCATCATGGCGCACGGCGTCCCGAAGCGCGAGGCCGAGGCCCGCGGCATGGCGCTCCTCGAAAAAGTCGGCATGAAGGACCACGCCGGGAAGTACCCGAGCGAACTTTCGGGCGGCCAGCAGCAGCGCGTTGCCATTGCCCGGGCGCTCGCGCCCGATCCGGATCTCATTCTGCTCGACGAACCCACTTCAGCGCTCGACCCCGAACGCATTAAGGAAATTGAGGGACTTCTCAAGCTTCTCGCGGGCGAAGGCCGCACGATGATCATCGTGACGCACGACCTTGCCTTTGCAAGGAAGGTTTCGACCCGCACGGCGCTCCTCGAGGGAGGCGTCATTGTTGAGGAAGCCCCGACGGAAATCTTTTTTACTGCTCCGAAGGAGCCGAGGACGGAAGCGTTTCTCCGCGGCTTCGGACGCGATCATTTATAA
- a CDS encoding amino acid ABC transporter permease, which translates to MSQDVISLIIDSFWKILLPGLTVTIPLTAVSFALAMVISIAVALIQYRGIPVLTPITRFYIWVIRGTPLLVQLFVVFYGLPHAGILINPWTAAIIVFSINEGAYCAETIRAALESVPAGQLEAGLSTGMSWLQVVRRIILPQAMRTAFPTLGNSLIAMVKDTSLAANITVTEMFMTTQRIVARTYEPLVLYIEVGLIYLLFCTVLTRIQRAGEEKLRFYGRR; encoded by the coding sequence ATGTCTCAAGACGTCATCAGTCTCATAATCGATTCCTTCTGGAAGATTCTGCTGCCCGGCCTAACGGTGACGATTCCGCTCACGGCCGTGAGCTTCGCGCTCGCGATGGTGATTTCCATTGCCGTGGCGCTGATCCAGTACCGCGGCATTCCGGTGCTGACGCCCATCACGCGCTTCTACATCTGGGTCATCCGCGGCACGCCCTTGCTCGTGCAGCTTTTCGTCGTCTTCTACGGTCTCCCGCACGCGGGGATTCTCATCAACCCCTGGACGGCCGCGATCATCGTCTTTTCGATCAACGAGGGGGCGTACTGTGCGGAAACCATTCGCGCCGCGCTCGAAAGCGTCCCGGCGGGCCAGCTCGAAGCCGGCCTCTCAACGGGCATGTCGTGGCTTCAGGTCGTGCGGCGCATCATTCTGCCTCAGGCCATGCGGACGGCCTTCCCGACGCTCGGGAATTCCCTCATTGCCATGGTGAAGGATACGAGCCTTGCGGCCAACATCACCGTGACGGAAATGTTCATGACGACGCAGCGCATTGTTGCGCGCACCTATGAGCCGCTTGTCCTCTACATTGAAGTGGGCCTCATTTATCTTCTTTTCTGCACCGTTCTCACGCGCATTCAGCGTGCGGGCGAAGAAAAGCTCCGCTTCTACGGCCGCCGCTGA
- a CDS encoding transporter substrate-binding domain-containing protein — protein sequence MSTTFMSKTSRRAVIAAAFAAGALILSGCGEKTENAASQPSNAAPAAASSSVAKEDLLARVLKKGEITIATEGTWAPWTYHDEKNALTGFDVELGRRIAEKLGVKAVFIEGKWDGLLAGISAGRFDIMINGVDVTPERSKAFLFSEPYAFNRTVVMTKSDSDKVKTLDDLKGLSTANTISSTYAEIAEKHGAKVTGVDDLNQTFELLLSGRIDATLNAEVTYHDYMRAHPDAQIKIAAVDPDVIPVAIPMKPGEDSASMKAKLDEIIEGMRKSGELGNLSKQFFGGDLTQR from the coding sequence ATGTCGACCACATTCATGAGCAAAACATCCCGGCGCGCCGTCATCGCCGCCGCCTTTGCGGCGGGCGCGCTTATTCTCTCGGGCTGCGGCGAAAAGACGGAGAACGCCGCTTCTCAGCCTTCGAACGCCGCGCCTGCCGCTGCTTCATCATCCGTAGCGAAGGAAGATCTCCTCGCACGGGTGCTTAAGAAGGGCGAAATCACCATCGCGACGGAAGGCACCTGGGCTCCCTGGACCTATCACGATGAGAAGAATGCCCTGACGGGCTTTGACGTTGAGCTCGGCCGCAGGATTGCCGAAAAGCTCGGCGTCAAGGCGGTCTTCATTGAAGGGAAGTGGGACGGGCTCCTTGCCGGCATCAGCGCCGGGCGCTTCGACATCATGATCAACGGCGTCGACGTGACGCCCGAACGCTCGAAAGCCTTCCTCTTTTCCGAACCCTATGCCTTCAACCGCACCGTCGTCATGACGAAGTCGGATTCAGACAAAGTGAAGACGCTCGACGACCTGAAGGGGCTTTCGACTGCCAACACGATTTCGAGCACCTATGCGGAAATTGCTGAAAAGCACGGCGCAAAGGTGACGGGCGTGGACGACCTCAACCAGACCTTTGAGCTTCTTCTTTCCGGCCGCATCGATGCAACGTTGAACGCCGAAGTCACCTACCACGACTACATGCGCGCGCACCCCGATGCGCAGATCAAAATTGCCGCGGTCGACCCCGATGTGATTCCGGTCGCGATCCCGATGAAGCCCGGCGAGGATTCCGCTTCCATGAAGGCGAAGCTTGACGAGATCATTGAGGGGATGAGAAAGTCCGGGGAGCTTGGAAACCTTTCCAAGCAGTTCTTTGGCGGAGATCTGACGCAGCGTTGA